A stretch of Comamonadaceae bacterium M7527 DNA encodes these proteins:
- a CDS encoding ABC transporter ATP-binding protein: MTDTTSNPHQQMATGDDILMSARNLSVRFGGVVAVDNVSFDVKRGEVFTLIGPNGAGKTTVFNLISRIYTPTAGEIEYFGRHQQCMLTSQPAHKVASMGIARTFQNIELFEHASVLQNLLIGRHTHKRTGFWAETFFTKSVRTAEIESRYKIEQVIELLDLQHYRDTLVAGLPYGVRKVVELARALCTEPELLLLDEPSSGLNVEETEDMAFWIGDIQQELGITVLMVEHDMTLVSKVSDRVLAMAQGAELASGTPREVQTHPGVIEAYLGTVDDVSGLRRNGPNANAHTASSGEPS, encoded by the coding sequence ATGACAGATACAACTTCAAACCCACACCAACAAATGGCCACTGGCGACGATATCTTGATGTCAGCGCGCAACTTAAGCGTGCGCTTTGGTGGCGTGGTTGCCGTAGACAACGTGAGCTTTGATGTGAAGCGCGGCGAGGTGTTCACCCTCATTGGACCTAACGGCGCGGGCAAAACAACGGTGTTCAACCTCATCAGCCGCATCTACACGCCAACTGCCGGAGAAATTGAATACTTCGGGCGCCATCAGCAATGCATGCTGACCAGCCAGCCAGCACACAAGGTGGCGAGTATGGGCATTGCGCGCACCTTCCAGAATATTGAGCTGTTTGAACACGCCTCGGTGTTGCAAAACCTGCTCATTGGCAGGCACACCCACAAGCGCACGGGTTTTTGGGCAGAGACATTCTTTACCAAGAGCGTGCGCACAGCAGAAATCGAGTCGCGCTACAAAATTGAGCAAGTCATTGAGCTACTCGACTTGCAGCACTACCGCGACACACTGGTAGCAGGCTTGCCCTATGGCGTGCGCAAAGTGGTAGAGCTGGCCCGCGCCCTTTGTACAGAGCCAGAGCTGCTGCTGCTGGACGAGCCGTCATCTGGCTTGAACGTTGAAGAAACCGAAGACATGGCGTTTTGGATTGGTGACATTCAGCAAGAGCTGGGCATTACCGTGCTGATGGTTGAACACGACATGACCTTGGTCTCTAAAGTGTCTGACCGCGTCCTGGCCATGGCACAAGGCGCAGAACTGGCCAGCGGCACGCCGCGCGAGGTACAGACCCACCCCGGCGTGATTGAGGCTTATTTGGGCACCGTAGACGATGTATCAGGCTTGCGCCGAAATGGGCCCAACGCCAATGCACACACCGCATCTTCAGGAGAGCCGTCATGA